In Ramlibacter sp., the sequence TATGCGCCCAGGCCGACAAAATCATGCTGGGCGTTCATGGCAGCTACGACGACACCGACCAGGGTTTTGCTGGCCTGGGCTGGGAACGTGGCAGCGGTGTGGTGGGCAATGTCAACCAGTTCGCCGAGCTGATTGCCAGCTTTCTTCTGCCTCGCAGGCACTACAAGGTGGCACTGATCGTGTGCTTCGGCGCCCGCTCGCAGAACTACCGGGTGGACCACGATGGCGTGCTGTCCGAAGACGACATCAAGAGCAGTTTTGCCTACAAGTTCTTCAAGCGGCTATGCGCCCGGGTCAGCGTGACACTGACCGCGCGGACCGGCTCCGTGGGGTTCAATTCGGATACCGGTCGCTCGGAGGTGCAGACGGAAGCGGCTGTCAACGCGGAGATCGATCTGGCCGAGCTTCAGGCCGCAGGGCAGACGGCCCGGGCCGCGCGCGATTTTGAACAGCTGCAGCAGTTCATGTGCCAGAGCCCGGAGGGCCGGCTCAAGCTGCGGGAGATGATCCGCCACATGGACACGCCGCATGCGCAGCCACGCAACCACCCCGAGCGCATCATTCAGGCCTACAACACCGTCAAGGCCACCGTGACCCGCCTGACGACCGACTCGAACCGGATGGTGTCCAAATACGGCAAGTTCGTCTACACCTACGACGCCGGCACCCGGACCGCGACCGTCTGCCGCAAATACGAGAACGGCGCCAAAGTGATGCGGGTGCTTTACCAGGGCGCGTTGTAGCGTCCGGCACGATCTCGTCATTGTCACAAAAAAAGAAACCAAAGTTCCATTTTCAAGGAACATGTCCCTCGCAAGAACTACAATCTGCTGCGCTGCAGCATTCGTAGCCCTTGATCGTCAGGAGACCCATGTTCCGCACCCTGCTCAAATCCAAGATCCACCGGGTCGCCGTGACCCATTGCGAATTGCACTATGAAGGCTCGTGTGCCATTGACGAAGACCTGCTGGATGCCGCCGGCATCGCCGACAACGAGCAGGTCCACCTGTGGAACATCAACAACGGCGAACGGTTCACCACCTACGCCATCCGCGGGCAGCGCGGCAGCGGCATGATTTCAGTCAATGGCTCGGCGGCCCGCCGCGCGGCTGTGGGCGATCTGGTCATCATTGCGGCCTTTGCCCAGGTGCACGAGGAGCAGGTGGCGGCGCACCGGCCGCGGCTGGTGTTTGTGGACGAGGCCAACCGCCAGATGGACCTGCGCCAGCAGGTTCCGGCCCAGCAGGCCTGACAGGAGCCCCCGATGTCTTCCTGTTCCGGGCAACCCATGACCCTGCATCGCGCGCCGCGCGCACAGGCCGCGCCCGCTGGCACGGATCGCTGGCGCGTTGACGACGTGCTGGCGCTGTTCGAGCTGCCCCTGCCTGAACTGCTGCATCGCGCGCAGACCGTGCATCGCGAGAATTTCGACCCCACCCTGGTCGAGCTCGCCACGCTGCTGTCGATCAAGACCGGGGGCTGCCCCGAGGACTGCGGTTACTGCCCGCAGGCGGCGCGCTACGACACGGGCGTCGAGGCGTCCAGGCTGATGGAGCCGGCCGAGGTGCTGCGGGCCGCTCAGCGCGCCAGGGACGCCGGCGCGAGCCGCTTCTGCATGGGCGCCGCCTGGCGTGCCCCCAAGGACCGCGACATCGAAAAAGTGGCCGAACTGGTCACCACCGTGAAGGCGCTGGGCCTGGAGACCTGCGCCACGCTGGGCATGCTGGAAGACGGCCACGCGCAGGCGCTGCGCGATGCCGGCCTGGACTACTACAACCACAACCTGGACAGCGCCCCGGACTTCTACGGCGACATCATCACCACCCGCGTCCTGCAGGACCGGCTGGACACGCTGGAGCGCGTGCGCAGTGCCGGCGTCAAGGTCTGCTGCGGCGGCATCGTGGGCATGGGCGAGTCGCGGCTGCAGCGCGCCGGCCTGGTGGCGCTGCTGGCCAACCTCGATCCGTATCCGGAATCGGTGCCCGTCAACCACCTGGTGCGGGTCCCGGGCACGCCGCTGGCGGACCAGGCACCGCTGGACCCCTTTGAGTTCGTGCGCACCATCGCGGTCGCGCGCATCACGATGCCGCGCGCGCGCGTGCGCCTGTCAGCCGGCCGCCAGCAGATGGGCGAGGCGGTGCAGGCCCTGTGCTTCCTGGCCGGCGCCAATTCCATCTTCTACGGTGACAAGCTGCTGACCACCGGCAACCCCGACACGCAAGCCGACCTGGCCCTGCTGGGCCGGCTGGGCCTGAAGGCGGGGCGGCCAGACCCCCTCTGCGCGCCATGAGCGGGAGCAGCGCCCCCCGAAAGCCGCTGACCCTGCACCGGCTGCGCGAGATGCATGCGGCCGGCGAGAAGATCGCCATGCTGACCTGCTACGACGCGACGTTCGCCCAGGTGCTTGATGACGCCGGCGTGGACTGCCTGCTCGTGGGCGACTCGCTGGGCATGGTGCTGCAGGGCGAGTCCAGCACCGTGCCGGTCACGCTCGAGAGCATGGCCTACCACACACGCTGCGTGGCCCGGGGCCAGCGCACGGCCTGGGTCATCGGCGACCTGCCCTTTGGCAGCTACCAGGCCTCGCGCGAGCAGGCGCTGCACAGCGCCACCGTCCTGATGCAGGCCGGCGCCCGGATGGTCAAGCTCGAGGGCGGGGGCTGGACCGCCGACACAGTGCGCTTCCTGGTGGAACGCGGCATCCCGGTGTGTGGCCACCTCGGACTCACGCCGCAGTCGGTGCATGCGCTGGGCGGCTGGCGCGTGCAGGGCCGCTCCGACGAAGCCGCTGACATCCTGGCGCGGCAGGCAACCGAGCTGGCGCAGGCCGGCGCCGCCATGCTGGTGCTGGAGCTCGTGCCCTCGGCGCTGGCCCGCGCCGTGAGCCAGGCACTGCCCATTCCGGTGATTGGCATCGGTGCCGGCGTGGACTGCGGCGGCCAGGTGCTGGTGCTGCATGACCTGCTGGGCCTCACGCCTGGCAAGGCGCCGCGCTTCGTGCGCAATTTCCTCGAAGGCAGCACCAGCATCCAGGCCGCCGTCGCTCGCTACGTGGCGGCGGTGAAGGACGG encodes:
- a CDS encoding aspartate 1-decarboxylase → MFRTLLKSKIHRVAVTHCELHYEGSCAIDEDLLDAAGIADNEQVHLWNINNGERFTTYAIRGQRGSGMISVNGSAARRAAVGDLVIIAAFAQVHEEQVAAHRPRLVFVDEANRQMDLRQQVPAQQA
- the bioB gene encoding biotin synthase BioB, with protein sequence MTLHRAPRAQAAPAGTDRWRVDDVLALFELPLPELLHRAQTVHRENFDPTLVELATLLSIKTGGCPEDCGYCPQAARYDTGVEASRLMEPAEVLRAAQRARDAGASRFCMGAAWRAPKDRDIEKVAELVTTVKALGLETCATLGMLEDGHAQALRDAGLDYYNHNLDSAPDFYGDIITTRVLQDRLDTLERVRSAGVKVCCGGIVGMGESRLQRAGLVALLANLDPYPESVPVNHLVRVPGTPLADQAPLDPFEFVRTIAVARITMPRARVRLSAGRQQMGEAVQALCFLAGANSIFYGDKLLTTGNPDTQADLALLGRLGLKAGRPDPLCAP
- the panB gene encoding 3-methyl-2-oxobutanoate hydroxymethyltransferase: MSGSSAPRKPLTLHRLREMHAAGEKIAMLTCYDATFAQVLDDAGVDCLLVGDSLGMVLQGESSTVPVTLESMAYHTRCVARGQRTAWVIGDLPFGSYQASREQALHSATVLMQAGARMVKLEGGGWTADTVRFLVERGIPVCGHLGLTPQSVHALGGWRVQGRSDEAADILARQATELAQAGAAMLVLELVPSALARAVSQALPIPVIGIGAGVDCGGQVLVLHDLLGLTPGKAPRFVRNFLEGSTSIQAAVARYVAAVKDGSFPDPALHTY